The Centroberyx gerrardi isolate f3 chromosome 24, fCenGer3.hap1.cur.20231027, whole genome shotgun sequence genome includes a region encoding these proteins:
- the rassf8b gene encoding ras association domain-containing protein 8b isoform X2, which translates to MKAMELKVWVDGVQRIVCGVTEFTTCQEVVIALAQAIGRTGRYTLIEKWRDTERHLAPHENPVVSLNKWGQYASDVQLILQRTGPSVSERPTSDGQARGPERGFYRQSLPPLAKLRPSVADRSLKRREPKRKSLTFTGGAKGLRDIFGRSRDAEAKQAQQRGVNLSLTRVGGGGLASVPGSPARELSRLVQLQKDKLQALESRLLGCEAELRDWEEAAGEGGNLEEELLLLEQQVRRNEAEVEEEEFWQNELQIEQESERQLRQQLAELQSRIRDCEAKLVEYLTRIQSMEVGLEQERLQQEAELNQQANEEEVRVQLGKVRTELEMHSQHTARLESSCRALDRSLGQSSKRLQEKEQELEQLTKELRQVNLQQFIQQTGTKVTVLPAQPTEENNNEVESGSLKRLGSSRLLPSDLRTLQNAVSSSLNPEGIYV; encoded by the exons ATGAAGGCCATGGAGCTGAAAGTTTGGGTGGACGGAGTGCAGCGGATCGTGTGCGGGGTCACAGAGTTCACCACATGCCAGGAGGTGGTCATCGCTCTGGCACAAGCCATCG gACGCACCGGCAGATACACTTTAATCGAGAAATGGCGGGACACAGAACGTCACCTGGCTCCGCATGAAAACCCCGTGGTGTCCCTCAACAAGTGGGGTCAGTATGCCAGCGACGTTCAGCTCATCCTCCAGCGAACCGGCCCGTCGGTCAGCGAGCGGCCCACGTCCGACGGTCAGGCCCGCGGCCCGGAGCGCGGCTTCTACCGGCAGAGCCTCCCGCCCCTGGCCAAGCTCCGCCCCTCGGTGGCAGACCGCTCGCTCAAACGCAGGGAACCCAAGCGCAAGTCTCTGACCTTCACCGGAGGGGCCAAGGGTCTCCGGGACATATTTGGGAGAAGCCGTGATGCAGAAG CCAAGCAGGCACAGCAGCGCGGTGTGAATCTGAGCCTGACCAGGGTCGGAGGTGGCGGACTAGCGTCTGTCCCCGGGAGTCCGGCCAGAGAGCTGAGCCGGCTGGTGCAGCTGCAGAAGGACAAACTGCAGGCCCTGGAGAGCCGCCTGCTGGGCTGCGAGGCCGAGCTGCGAGACTGGGAGGAGGCCGCCGGCGAG GGAGGgaacctggaggaggagctgctgcttctGGAGCAGCAGGTGAGGAGGAACGAggctgaggtggaggaggaggaattcTGGCAGAACGAGCTGCAGATCGAGCAGGAGAGCGAGCGGCAGCTTCGGCAGCAGCTAGCGGAGCTGCAGAGCCGCATACGGGACTGTGAGGCTAAACTGGTGGAGTACCTCACCCGCATACAG AGTATGGAGGTGGGGCTGGAGCAGGAGCGGCTGCAGCAAGAGGCAGAGCTCAACCAGCAGGCCAATGAGGAGGAG gtgcGAGTCCAGCTGGGCAAAGTGAGGACGGAGTTGGAGATGCACAGCCAACACACGGCGCGGCTGGAGAGCAGCTGCAGGGCGTTGGACCGCTCGCTTGGACAGTCCAGCAAGAGACTACAG gagaaggagcaggagctggagcagctgacAAAGGAGCTGCGACAGGTCAACCTCCAGCAGTTCATTCAGCAGACTGGTACCAAGGTCACCGTGCTGCCTGCCCAGCCCACTGAGGAGAATAAcaatg AAGTGGAGTCTGGCTCTCTGAAGCGACTCGGCTCTTCACGCCTCTTACCCAGCGACCTCCGGACTCTTCAGAACGCCGTCTCCTCCAGTCTCAACCCCGAGGGCATCTACGTTTGA
- the rassf8b gene encoding ras association domain-containing protein 8b isoform X1, with amino-acid sequence MKAMELKVWVDGVQRIVCGVTEFTTCQEVVIALAQAIGRTGRYTLIEKWRDTERHLAPHENPVVSLNKWGQYASDVQLILQRTGPSVSERPTSDGQARGPERGFYRQSLPPLAKLRPSVADRSLKRREPKRKSLTFTGGAKGLRDIFGRSRDAEAKQAQQRGVNLSLTRVGGGGLASVPGSPARELSRLVQLQKDKLQALESRLLGCEAELRDWEEAAGEASEVRNLEEELLLLEQQVRRNEAEVEEEEFWQNELQIEQESERQLRQQLAELQSRIRDCEAKLVEYLTRIQSMEVGLEQERLQQEAELNQQANEEEVRVQLGKVRTELEMHSQHTARLESSCRALDRSLGQSSKRLQEKEQELEQLTKELRQVNLQQFIQQTGTKVTVLPAQPTEENNNEVESGSLKRLGSSRLLPSDLRTLQNAVSSSLNPEGIYV; translated from the exons ATGAAGGCCATGGAGCTGAAAGTTTGGGTGGACGGAGTGCAGCGGATCGTGTGCGGGGTCACAGAGTTCACCACATGCCAGGAGGTGGTCATCGCTCTGGCACAAGCCATCG gACGCACCGGCAGATACACTTTAATCGAGAAATGGCGGGACACAGAACGTCACCTGGCTCCGCATGAAAACCCCGTGGTGTCCCTCAACAAGTGGGGTCAGTATGCCAGCGACGTTCAGCTCATCCTCCAGCGAACCGGCCCGTCGGTCAGCGAGCGGCCCACGTCCGACGGTCAGGCCCGCGGCCCGGAGCGCGGCTTCTACCGGCAGAGCCTCCCGCCCCTGGCCAAGCTCCGCCCCTCGGTGGCAGACCGCTCGCTCAAACGCAGGGAACCCAAGCGCAAGTCTCTGACCTTCACCGGAGGGGCCAAGGGTCTCCGGGACATATTTGGGAGAAGCCGTGATGCAGAAG CCAAGCAGGCACAGCAGCGCGGTGTGAATCTGAGCCTGACCAGGGTCGGAGGTGGCGGACTAGCGTCTGTCCCCGGGAGTCCGGCCAGAGAGCTGAGCCGGCTGGTGCAGCTGCAGAAGGACAAACTGCAGGCCCTGGAGAGCCGCCTGCTGGGCTGCGAGGCCGAGCTGCGAGACTGGGAGGAGGCCGCCGGCGAGGCCAGCGAGGTCA GgaacctggaggaggagctgctgcttctGGAGCAGCAGGTGAGGAGGAACGAggctgaggtggaggaggaggaattcTGGCAGAACGAGCTGCAGATCGAGCAGGAGAGCGAGCGGCAGCTTCGGCAGCAGCTAGCGGAGCTGCAGAGCCGCATACGGGACTGTGAGGCTAAACTGGTGGAGTACCTCACCCGCATACAG AGTATGGAGGTGGGGCTGGAGCAGGAGCGGCTGCAGCAAGAGGCAGAGCTCAACCAGCAGGCCAATGAGGAGGAG gtgcGAGTCCAGCTGGGCAAAGTGAGGACGGAGTTGGAGATGCACAGCCAACACACGGCGCGGCTGGAGAGCAGCTGCAGGGCGTTGGACCGCTCGCTTGGACAGTCCAGCAAGAGACTACAG gagaaggagcaggagctggagcagctgacAAAGGAGCTGCGACAGGTCAACCTCCAGCAGTTCATTCAGCAGACTGGTACCAAGGTCACCGTGCTGCCTGCCCAGCCCACTGAGGAGAATAAcaatg AAGTGGAGTCTGGCTCTCTGAAGCGACTCGGCTCTTCACGCCTCTTACCCAGCGACCTCCGGACTCTTCAGAACGCCGTCTCCTCCAGTCTCAACCCCGAGGGCATCTACGTTTGA